Proteins encoded within one genomic window of Methanosarcina barkeri str. Wiesmoor:
- the pyk gene encoding pyruvate kinase, whose product MQIPDHKTKIVCTIGPASSSEEVIRKLVLAGMNVARINFSHGSFESHSEVIQRVRKVAEELDRTVAILADLPGPKIRIGKLEKEPIMLHKGNSVTLTVAETTGNETRIPVSYKQLPESVVPGSLIYLSDGFIQLRCLEVSGKDVLCEVLIGGQLYSHKGLNLPGAKILVDSVTGKDLEILGFALSKGIDTFSISFIESAEDIRNVRNFAAARGKSVYIVSKIERRQAVENIQDILKETDALMIARGDLGVEIPIQEVPSVQKELIHSAKLLGIPVITATQMLASMTDNIRPTRAEATDVANAILDGTDAVMLSEETAVGNYPVEAVEMMAKIAKTTEDWRSGTKWGLDAIIKGITARDMSVDEVITLQVHEALQKLPVAAVLTPTRSGATPRRISRFKPDTWILAFSRVPRTCGFLSLSYGVYPITVNENIESWEKETTEKAKDLGFVKSGEIVIFTQGPSSGSPGGTNMLKILTLK is encoded by the coding sequence ATGCAAATTCCGGACCATAAAACAAAGATTGTCTGTACCATAGGCCCTGCTTCCTCTTCCGAAGAAGTGATCAGGAAACTTGTGCTTGCTGGCATGAACGTGGCAAGGATCAATTTTTCCCACGGGAGCTTCGAAAGCCATAGCGAAGTAATCCAGAGAGTCCGTAAGGTTGCAGAGGAGCTTGACAGGACAGTTGCGATTCTTGCCGACCTGCCAGGCCCGAAGATCCGTATAGGCAAACTGGAAAAAGAACCGATCATGCTCCATAAAGGAAACTCTGTGACCCTTACGGTTGCCGAAACTACAGGAAATGAGACACGTATTCCTGTAAGCTACAAGCAACTTCCGGAAAGCGTGGTTCCAGGGAGCCTTATTTACTTAAGTGACGGTTTTATCCAGCTTCGATGCCTGGAAGTTTCGGGAAAAGATGTGCTTTGTGAGGTTCTTATCGGAGGGCAGCTCTATTCTCATAAAGGGCTAAATCTACCAGGGGCAAAGATCTTAGTTGATTCTGTAACTGGAAAGGATCTTGAAATTCTTGGGTTTGCCCTTAGTAAAGGGATCGACACTTTCAGCATTTCTTTCATAGAAAGTGCGGAAGATATTCGTAATGTCCGGAATTTTGCTGCAGCTAGAGGAAAGTCTGTATATATTGTTTCTAAAATCGAACGCAGGCAAGCTGTAGAGAATATCCAGGACATTCTAAAAGAAACCGATGCTCTCATGATTGCCAGAGGGGACCTCGGGGTTGAAATACCTATTCAGGAAGTTCCTTCAGTCCAGAAGGAACTTATCCATAGTGCAAAACTTCTTGGAATTCCGGTAATTACAGCCACTCAAATGCTGGCTTCAATGACTGATAATATAAGGCCTACCCGCGCAGAAGCAACCGATGTAGCCAACGCAATCCTTGACGGCACAGATGCGGTTATGCTTTCGGAAGAGACGGCAGTTGGTAATTATCCTGTGGAAGCTGTTGAAATGATGGCAAAAATTGCAAAAACCACAGAAGACTGGCGTTCCGGGACAAAATGGGGACTAGATGCTATTATCAAGGGCATAACGGCAAGAGATATGTCAGTGGATGAGGTAATAACCCTCCAGGTGCATGAAGCCTTGCAAAAGTTGCCGGTTGCGGCCGTACTGACTCCCACGAGAAGTGGAGCGACCCCCCGCAGGATCTCGCGCTTCAAGCCTGATACCTGGATCCTTGCTTTCAGCCGTGTCCCGAGAACCTGCGGCTTCCTCTCTTTATCCTATGGCGTTTATCCTATCACTGTGAATGAAAATATTGAAAGCTGGGAAAAAGAGACTACTGAGAAAGCCAAAGACCTTGGATTTGTAAAAAGCGGAGAGATTGTTATTTTCACCCAGGGTCCATCTTCAGGAAGCCCCGGAGGCACAAATATGCTTAAAATCCTTACCCTTAAATAA
- a CDS encoding tetratricopeptide repeat protein: protein MILLGFLDRLFKKKIEGKTAEEWYRLATSETDPEKKIEYFDKVLKLKPDFAGVWNLRGLEYVILKRYEEAIASFDKALEIRPVYPEARYNKEDAETELRKMEMSEAKT from the coding sequence GTGATACTATTGGGATTTCTAGACAGATTATTCAAAAAGAAAATTGAAGGCAAGACTGCAGAGGAATGGTACAGGCTTGCGACCAGCGAAACTGATCCCGAAAAAAAGATTGAATATTTCGATAAAGTTCTGAAGCTGAAGCCTGATTTTGCAGGAGTCTGGAACCTCAGAGGGCTTGAATATGTAATTCTCAAACGGTACGAAGAAGCTATTGCCTCGTTTGACAAAGCTCTTGAGATCCGACCTGTCTACCCAGAAGCAAGGTACAATAAAGAAGATGCAGAAACCGAATTAAGAAAGATGGAGATGTCCGAAGCAAAAACCTGA
- a CDS encoding geranylgeranyl reductase family protein, producing the protein MIPEASYDVVIVGAGPAGSTSALYAAKNGASVLLLDKKREIGSPIQCAGFLPDASEVQALLHEARLPDTLKNYPDSCVLQRIDTQRIVTPNCNIKEFAVKGAVLDRRRYDQFLAEQATIAGAELMIKTRVTKIEGTTVETSGVFGKYKIKAKAIIGADGPNSLVAKLKGLALKPESRETSVALEYQIRNVDIDPSSLEMYFGKDFVPGGYAWIFPEGQDRANIGIGIRSGVAENGVSAKEYLHRFMRNHPLAGPKLKNCIIMNVIAGIIPVNGAPERTATENTLIVGDAAGHIFATNGGGIPPAMIAGKVAGETAAEFAAGKCRLEEYDRRWRAQFGSALETSVQARKLMDGIMKSDTLMNAAFKFISPEQMKVMQCGKLPGPVKLGLQALNRGKK; encoded by the coding sequence ATGATCCCTGAAGCCTCTTATGATGTAGTCATTGTGGGTGCAGGCCCCGCAGGTTCCACATCAGCCCTGTATGCTGCAAAGAACGGCGCCTCAGTACTTCTTCTTGATAAAAAAAGAGAAATAGGGAGTCCTATTCAGTGCGCTGGTTTCCTTCCCGATGCTTCGGAAGTCCAGGCCCTGCTCCATGAAGCAAGGCTTCCGGATACGCTGAAAAACTACCCTGATTCCTGTGTGCTGCAGAGAATTGATACTCAGCGCATTGTCACTCCAAACTGCAATATAAAAGAATTCGCTGTCAAGGGGGCAGTCCTTGACCGGCGCAGGTATGACCAGTTCCTTGCCGAGCAGGCAACAATAGCAGGAGCTGAACTGATGATTAAAACTCGCGTAACGAAAATTGAAGGAACGACTGTTGAAACTTCAGGAGTCTTTGGGAAATATAAAATTAAAGCGAAAGCGATTATCGGAGCTGACGGCCCTAATTCCCTGGTAGCAAAATTAAAAGGGCTTGCCCTTAAGCCCGAATCAAGGGAAACCTCGGTCGCTCTTGAATACCAGATCAGAAATGTGGATATTGATCCCTCTTCCCTGGAAATGTATTTCGGAAAGGATTTTGTTCCCGGCGGCTATGCCTGGATTTTTCCCGAAGGTCAGGACCGAGCAAACATCGGAATAGGAATACGAAGCGGTGTGGCTGAAAATGGGGTCTCTGCAAAAGAGTACCTGCACCGTTTTATGCGTAACCATCCGCTTGCAGGACCAAAACTGAAAAACTGCATAATTATGAACGTTATTGCAGGCATTATCCCTGTAAATGGCGCTCCTGAAAGAACCGCAACTGAAAACACGCTGATTGTAGGAGACGCAGCAGGCCATATTTTTGCAACAAACGGAGGTGGGATTCCTCCTGCAATGATTGCGGGAAAAGTAGCAGGAGAAACGGCAGCTGAATTTGCAGCCGGAAAGTGCAGGCTTGAAGAATACGACCGTCGCTGGCGAGCTCAGTTCGGATCCGCACTGGAAACATCAGTGCAGGCAAGGAAGCTCATGGATGGGATTATGAAATCCGATACACTCATGAATGCAGCTTTCAAATTTATTTCCCCTGAGCAGATGAAAGTCATGCAATGCGGAAAACTCCCAGGCCCCGTAAAACTTGGACTCCAGGCACTAAACCGTGGAAAGAAGTAA
- the nifH gene encoding nitrogenase iron protein codes for MRQIAIYGKGGIGKSTTTQNLTASLSTMGNKIMLVGCDPKADSTRMLLGGLNQKTVLDTLRSEGDEGVDLDVVMQRGFGDIKCVESGGPEPGVGCAGRGIITSIGLLENLGAYTDDLDYVFYDVLGDVVCGGFAMPIREGKAKEIYIVASGELMAIYAANNICKGLAKFAKGGARLGGIICNSRNVDGERELLDAFAKKLGSQLIHFIPRDNIVQRAEINRKTVIDFDPESNQAKEYLTLAHNVQNNDKLVVPTPLPMEELESMMVEFGIVDM; via the coding sequence ATGAGACAGATAGCAATCTACGGAAAAGGTGGAATTGGAAAATCCACTACTACTCAGAATCTGACCGCGTCCCTCTCGACCATGGGCAACAAAATTATGCTTGTAGGATGTGACCCGAAGGCAGATTCTACTAGAATGCTGCTTGGTGGCCTGAACCAGAAGACCGTACTTGACACTCTTAGAAGTGAAGGCGATGAAGGAGTTGATCTTGATGTTGTTATGCAGCGGGGATTTGGCGACATAAAATGTGTGGAATCCGGAGGGCCTGAACCAGGTGTAGGATGTGCAGGCAGAGGAATTATCACTTCCATCGGGCTGCTTGAAAACCTTGGAGCATATACCGATGATCTTGATTATGTATTCTACGACGTACTTGGTGATGTTGTGTGTGGTGGATTTGCTATGCCTATCCGCGAAGGAAAAGCAAAAGAGATTTACATAGTTGCCAGTGGAGAACTGATGGCTATCTATGCTGCAAATAACATCTGTAAAGGACTTGCTAAGTTTGCCAAAGGTGGAGCCCGTCTGGGAGGTATCATCTGCAACAGTAGAAATGTCGACGGAGAGCGTGAACTTCTCGACGCTTTTGCAAAAAAACTGGGAAGTCAGCTAATTCACTTCATACCCAGGGACAACATTGTTCAGAGAGCAGAAATTAACAGGAAGACTGTAATTGATTTTGACCCAGAATCCAACCAGGCAAAAGAGTACCTGACTCTTGCCCACAACGTCCAGAACAACGACAAACTTGTTGTCCCAACTCCGCTTCCAATGGAAGAGTTAGAATCAATGATGGTTGAATTCGGAATTGTTGATATGTGA
- a CDS encoding P-II family nitrogen regulator yields MQMIRAIIRPGMETKVIECLEKEGCISLTKMEVFGRGKQKGIHIADINYDELQKTMLLMVVKDEHKDRAIKTIMESARTGKYGDGRIFVTPVEEAYTIRTGKPGL; encoded by the coding sequence ATGCAGATGATACGTGCAATCATCAGGCCAGGCATGGAAACTAAAGTTATCGAGTGCCTTGAAAAAGAGGGATGTATTTCCCTTACAAAAATGGAAGTCTTTGGTAGAGGGAAGCAGAAAGGGATCCATATAGCAGACATCAACTACGATGAACTGCAGAAGACCATGCTTCTAATGGTGGTAAAAGACGAACATAAAGACAGGGCTATAAAGACTATAATGGAGTCCGCCAGGACCGGAAAATACGGAGATGGTAGGATCTTCGTAACCCCTGTGGAAGAAGCCTATACCATAAGGACTGGAAAACCAGGACTTTAA